In Mycobacterium sp. Aquia_216, a genomic segment contains:
- a CDS encoding LacI family DNA-binding transcriptional regulator gives MAGPEVHTNKVVRPTNADVARLASVSTATVSYVLNNAAGRRISAQTREAVHRAAELLGYRPNLAARNLARGKSGVVLYVVPHVAVGEMPMIAGSRMTTELARLGLLQVQIYETDDDQHVVDAIENLDPIAVTSLFPLSAAASNSVRAAGIPNIEIGTLPALGDPHLAIGEMRVEHLVSRGHRQIAFAYTGIQRWRTLGEYWFEGVARAAKSRGLPRLAVAEVTVDSAADVVSGWVRGGVTAVCAQSDEIACLVLHGIHEAGLRCPRDLAVIGVDASPMGVVSSPPLTTVQFVSRAVADIALAALLDRLGYPAPPSGGSTEIAHLIVRSST, from the coding sequence ATGGCTGGGCCCGAGGTGCACACGAACAAGGTGGTGCGGCCCACCAATGCTGACGTGGCGCGTTTGGCCAGCGTGTCGACCGCGACGGTCAGTTATGTCTTGAACAATGCGGCGGGGCGCCGAATCTCGGCGCAAACCCGGGAGGCCGTGCACCGCGCCGCTGAGTTATTGGGCTATCGCCCCAACCTGGCCGCGCGCAATCTCGCCCGGGGCAAGAGCGGCGTGGTGCTGTACGTGGTGCCGCATGTGGCGGTGGGCGAGATGCCGATGATCGCCGGCAGCCGGATGACCACCGAACTCGCGCGGCTGGGTCTGCTTCAAGTGCAGATCTACGAGACCGACGACGATCAACACGTCGTCGATGCCATCGAGAACCTCGACCCGATCGCTGTCACCAGCCTGTTTCCGCTCAGCGCGGCCGCCTCGAACTCGGTGAGGGCCGCAGGCATACCGAACATCGAGATCGGGACGCTGCCCGCACTCGGAGATCCGCACCTCGCCATCGGTGAGATGCGGGTCGAACATCTCGTCTCGCGCGGCCACCGCCAGATCGCCTTCGCCTATACCGGAATTCAGAGATGGCGCACCCTGGGCGAGTACTGGTTCGAGGGCGTCGCGCGCGCGGCCAAGTCGCGCGGCCTGCCACGGCTGGCCGTCGCAGAGGTGACCGTCGACAGCGCCGCGGACGTGGTGAGCGGGTGGGTTCGCGGCGGCGTGACGGCCGTATGTGCGCAAAGCGACGAGATCGCCTGCCTCGTCTTGCACGGTATTCACGAGGCCGGGCTGCGTTGCCCGCGCGATCTTGCCGTCATCGGTGTCGACGCCAGCCCGATGGGTGTGGTGAGCAGCCCGCCGCTGACCACCGTGCAATTCGTTTCGCGCGCCGTCGCCGATATCGCTCTCGCTGCTCTGCTTGACCGGTTGGGCTACCCCGCCCCGCCATCGGGTGGGTCGACTGAGATCGCCCATCTGATCGTGCGCTCGTCGACGTAG
- a CDS encoding TetR family transcriptional regulator encodes MSHALSSISSPAERRRAVTRQRIAAAAAQLVGEHGLAGATVDRIADAADISRATFFRYFNSKEDAVAEGMNVHWLNRITSALAAQPDHLTAAAAVVAAFGDLALGFAEIEGHVRELGMLTRSSETLEAWNLHIYVRYESAIAELVAPRMPGLTHDDPRPRLIGALAMAAVRIALDDWLSDGGSLPDRVRQGLAAIAIS; translated from the coding sequence ATGTCTCACGCCTTGTCTAGCATCAGTTCGCCCGCCGAGCGCCGACGGGCGGTGACCCGACAGCGCATCGCTGCGGCTGCCGCGCAACTGGTGGGGGAGCACGGCTTGGCCGGGGCCACCGTGGACCGCATCGCCGATGCCGCCGACATCAGCCGGGCAACTTTCTTTCGCTACTTCAACTCTAAGGAAGACGCCGTCGCCGAGGGGATGAATGTCCATTGGCTGAACCGCATCACCAGCGCACTGGCCGCCCAACCGGACCACCTGACCGCCGCCGCGGCCGTCGTCGCGGCTTTCGGCGATCTCGCCCTCGGATTCGCCGAGATCGAGGGCCACGTGCGTGAATTGGGCATGCTGACAAGGTCTTCGGAGACGCTGGAGGCTTGGAACCTACACATCTATGTGCGCTACGAATCGGCCATCGCCGAGCTGGTCGCACCACGCATGCCCGGACTGACTCACGACGATCCCAGGCCTCGTCTGATCGGTGCGCTGGCGATGGCGGCCGTCCGCATCGCCCTGGACGACTGGCTCAGCGACGGCGGATCGCTGCCTGACCGGGTGCGCCAGGGCCTGGCGGCGATCGCGATATCCTGA
- a CDS encoding CaiB/BaiF CoA-transferase family protein, with amino-acid sequence MAPQAPFPDWRVLELSNGIAVSYCAKMFADAGADVVKIESPQGDSLRKRSAGGSPGALFGYLAAGKKSVVRRDHAEITALLAGADIVLTDLTDGWKLDDITAHTGPSAVVVTVTPFGMTGPYVDDHRVANEFILQAMCGSISGRGWPGDEPVQAGGQLGEWLAGSFAAPVAAAAARHAARGGRGEVIDVSTYEAMAIAMGGLSAMSASVLGADSLLHQRSLELPSIVPTADGMVGFCTITAQQFQDFLIMIDRADLVDDAELASFVGRVERRVEFLDMVTRWTRTRTTQEIVDLAVAFRIPVAPIGTPATLPTVDHFVQRGVFVESEIGVLQPRVPYRSDTITTRSPGLPPLLGADNGRVHWPARPDRPSCADPDALPLSDIRITDFTAFWAGPVATQFLGALGADVIKLEGVRRPDGMRFSAGRPPDWDQWWEWGPVFLCSNNNKRGVSVELSTDAGRALALKLIAASDLVIENFSPRVMENFGLQWDAVRAANPRAVMVRMPAFGLDGPWRDRVGFAQTMEQATGMAWMTGHADGPPVIPRGVCDPMAGLHSAFAAIAALVIRDRDGTGMHVESTMVESALNVAAEMLLEYSCNGIQMRRQGNRGPGATPQGLYRCQGDDEWVALAALTDAARESLAALVGHRDLGVDEAGWRERADELDKLIADWTAPRPVADVVRTLRAARIPAARVTEAAALLSDPQLVARGFWETVDHPVAGSFLCTGMPFTFVGKPRRWIRRGSPLYGQHTGEVLSGILGSSREELAELRVQGATSARPAGL; translated from the coding sequence GTGGCGCCTCAGGCACCATTCCCCGACTGGCGTGTGCTGGAGCTCTCCAACGGAATCGCGGTCTCTTACTGCGCCAAGATGTTCGCCGACGCGGGCGCCGATGTAGTGAAGATCGAATCCCCGCAAGGTGATTCATTGCGCAAGCGTTCAGCCGGCGGCTCGCCCGGGGCCTTGTTCGGTTACCTGGCAGCAGGCAAAAAATCGGTGGTCCGTCGAGACCACGCGGAAATCACCGCGCTACTGGCCGGCGCCGACATCGTGCTGACCGATTTGACCGACGGCTGGAAGCTCGATGACATCACGGCGCACACCGGCCCGTCGGCGGTGGTCGTCACCGTGACACCATTCGGAATGACAGGGCCCTACGTCGACGACCATCGGGTCGCCAACGAGTTCATCCTGCAGGCGATGTGCGGCTCGATCTCCGGTCGGGGCTGGCCGGGCGACGAACCGGTGCAGGCTGGCGGCCAACTCGGGGAGTGGTTGGCAGGTTCGTTCGCCGCCCCGGTCGCGGCCGCCGCGGCCCGGCACGCTGCCCGGGGCGGCCGCGGAGAGGTCATCGACGTCTCGACCTACGAGGCGATGGCGATCGCGATGGGTGGGCTCTCGGCCATGTCAGCCAGTGTCTTGGGCGCGGATTCCCTTCTGCACCAACGCAGTCTGGAGCTGCCGTCGATCGTTCCCACGGCCGATGGCATGGTCGGCTTCTGCACGATCACCGCCCAGCAGTTCCAAGACTTCCTGATCATGATCGATCGTGCCGATCTGGTCGACGACGCCGAGCTGGCGTCGTTCGTCGGTCGCGTCGAACGCCGCGTCGAGTTCCTCGACATGGTGACACGGTGGACCCGGACCCGGACCACGCAAGAGATCGTCGACCTCGCGGTGGCATTTCGCATCCCGGTGGCGCCGATCGGTACGCCCGCCACACTGCCGACCGTTGACCACTTCGTACAGCGCGGCGTGTTCGTCGAATCCGAGATCGGGGTGCTGCAGCCGCGAGTGCCGTATCGCAGCGACACCATCACGACGCGGTCGCCCGGACTGCCCCCGCTGCTGGGTGCCGACAACGGCCGCGTGCACTGGCCAGCACGGCCCGACCGGCCGAGCTGTGCCGACCCGGACGCACTTCCGTTGTCCGACATCCGGATCACCGATTTCACCGCGTTCTGGGCCGGGCCGGTCGCGACGCAATTCCTCGGTGCCCTGGGCGCCGACGTGATCAAGCTCGAGGGGGTTCGCCGCCCCGACGGTATGCGGTTCTCCGCGGGCCGCCCGCCCGACTGGGACCAGTGGTGGGAGTGGGGTCCGGTCTTCTTGTGCAGCAACAACAACAAACGTGGCGTCAGTGTCGAACTGAGCACCGACGCCGGCCGGGCGCTCGCGCTGAAGCTCATTGCCGCAAGCGATCTGGTCATCGAAAATTTCTCGCCGCGGGTGATGGAGAACTTCGGGCTGCAATGGGACGCCGTGCGCGCGGCCAACCCTCGCGCCGTCATGGTCCGGATGCCGGCGTTCGGTCTCGACGGCCCGTGGCGCGACCGCGTCGGCTTCGCCCAAACGATGGAGCAGGCGACCGGGATGGCATGGATGACCGGACATGCCGACGGGCCACCGGTGATTCCGCGTGGTGTATGCGATCCGATGGCGGGCTTGCACTCCGCCTTCGCGGCTATTGCGGCGCTGGTCATCCGCGACCGGGACGGGACCGGCATGCACGTCGAATCCACGATGGTGGAGTCGGCGCTCAATGTGGCCGCCGAAATGCTGCTCGAGTACTCATGCAACGGAATTCAGATGCGCCGGCAGGGAAATCGGGGTCCCGGCGCGACTCCGCAGGGTCTGTACCGCTGCCAGGGCGACGACGAGTGGGTCGCGCTCGCCGCGCTGACCGACGCCGCGCGCGAAAGCCTGGCCGCGCTCGTCGGCCACCGCGATCTCGGAGTCGATGAGGCCGGTTGGCGGGAGCGCGCCGACGAACTCGACAAGCTGATCGCGGATTGGACCGCGCCTCGCCCGGTGGCCGACGTGGTCCGCACGTTGCGCGCGGCGCGGATACCCGCCGCGCGCGTGACCGAGGCGGCCGCGCTGCTGAGCGACCCGCAGCTGGTCGCGCGCGGGTTCTGGGAGACGGTCGATCACCCCGTCGCGGGTTCGTTCCTGTGCACCGGAATGCCATTCACCTTTGTCGGCAAGCCGAGACGCTGGATCCGCCGCGGCTCACCGCTGTACGGGCAGCACACCGGCGAGGTGCTGAGCGGGATCCTGGGGAGCAGCCGGGAAGAGCTGGCGGAGTTACGCGTGCAGGGCGCAACCAGCGCCCGCCCGGCGGGCTTGTGA
- a CDS encoding Zn-ribbon domain-containing OB-fold protein — protein sequence MTESLQPQTGPLPHASSHASVPFWQGCRSEELRYQRCDACGQANFPPTEHCRQCLSAELQWAKSAGFGEIYSWTVVYRPVTPEFEPPYAPAIITLDEGYQMLTNIVGVAPEKLAIGMRVQVQFQAVGPDVTLPYFTGQK from the coding sequence GTGACCGAGTCGTTGCAACCGCAGACCGGTCCGCTGCCACACGCGAGCAGTCACGCCAGCGTGCCGTTTTGGCAGGGATGCCGATCAGAGGAGTTGCGGTATCAGCGCTGCGATGCGTGTGGTCAGGCCAACTTCCCGCCGACCGAGCACTGTCGCCAATGCCTGTCGGCTGAATTGCAGTGGGCGAAGAGTGCCGGGTTCGGCGAAATCTACAGCTGGACAGTGGTTTACCGCCCCGTGACGCCGGAGTTCGAACCGCCCTACGCACCGGCGATCATCACGCTGGACGAGGGCTACCAGATGCTCACCAACATCGTCGGTGTGGCGCCCGAGAAACTGGCGATCGGCATGCGGGTGCAGGTGCAGTTCCAGGCCGTTGGACCGGACGTGACACTGCCCTACTTCACCGGTCAAAAGTAG
- the fadD1 gene encoding fatty-acid--CoA ligase FadD1 has product MTDDTMQAFLRRRLSDSNVAVKHHDLQWSWSQHLAQATARAAALIGGADPRRPMHVGALLGNTPEMLNQMAAAGLGGYVLCGLNNTRRGEALAADIRRADCQFVVTDAEHRPLLDELDLAGTQILDTSTPQWAEFIGGAGELVPHREVTPTDAFMMIFTSGTSGNPKAVQVSHLMAMFAGTNLVQRFTLSEQDTCYVSMPLFHSNAVVAGWAPAVCSGAAIVPAKFSATNFLEDVRRHGATYMNYVGKPLAYILATPERDDDADNPLRVAFGNEANDKDIEEFGRRFRVRVEDGFGSTENAVIVVREEGTPKGSIGRGIDGIAIYNSDTVTECAVARFDATGALANADEAVGELVNTAGSGFFTGYYNDPAANAERMRHGMYWSGDLAYRDADGWIYLAGRTADWMRVDGENMAAAPIERILLRHNVINRVAVYAVPDGHVGDQVMAAMVLNEGQTLDPDEFEAFLSEQPDLSPKARPRYVRIASELPSTATHKVLKRQLIAQATAIGEDETLWVREPRGTAYRDAASSWVPDGGSAPSPV; this is encoded by the coding sequence ATGACTGACGACACCATGCAGGCTTTCTTACGCCGCCGCCTGTCGGATTCGAACGTCGCCGTGAAACATCATGATTTGCAATGGAGTTGGAGCCAGCACCTGGCGCAGGCCACCGCGCGAGCGGCGGCCTTGATCGGCGGCGCCGATCCGCGACGGCCGATGCACGTCGGCGCTCTGCTGGGCAACACCCCCGAGATGCTCAACCAGATGGCGGCGGCGGGCCTGGGCGGCTATGTGTTGTGCGGTCTGAACAACACCCGGCGCGGCGAGGCGCTGGCCGCCGACATCCGGCGGGCTGACTGCCAGTTCGTCGTAACCGATGCCGAGCACCGGCCGCTGTTGGACGAATTGGACCTCGCAGGGACGCAGATCCTCGACACCTCGACACCGCAGTGGGCTGAATTCATCGGCGGCGCCGGCGAACTCGTTCCGCACCGTGAAGTCACCCCGACCGACGCATTCATGATGATCTTCACCTCTGGAACGAGCGGAAATCCCAAGGCAGTTCAGGTCTCCCACCTGATGGCGATGTTCGCCGGCACCAACCTGGTCCAGCGCTTCACCCTCTCCGAGCAAGACACCTGTTACGTGTCCATGCCGCTGTTTCACTCCAACGCCGTCGTCGCCGGATGGGCGCCTGCGGTGTGCTCCGGGGCCGCGATCGTGCCGGCGAAGTTCTCGGCGACCAACTTTCTCGAGGACGTCCGCCGCCACGGCGCGACGTACATGAACTACGTCGGCAAGCCGCTCGCCTACATCCTGGCCACCCCCGAACGCGACGACGACGCGGACAACCCGTTGCGGGTGGCGTTCGGCAACGAGGCCAACGACAAGGACATCGAAGAATTCGGGCGCCGGTTCCGGGTCCGGGTCGAGGACGGCTTCGGCTCGACGGAGAACGCGGTCATCGTGGTCCGCGAAGAGGGCACTCCGAAGGGCTCGATCGGCAGAGGCATCGACGGGATCGCGATCTACAACAGCGACACCGTCACCGAGTGTGCCGTGGCCCGCTTCGATGCCACCGGCGCGCTCGCCAACGCCGACGAGGCGGTGGGTGAGCTGGTCAACACCGCGGGATCGGGTTTCTTCACCGGCTACTACAACGACCCCGCCGCGAATGCCGAACGTATGCGCCACGGCATGTACTGGTCCGGGGACCTCGCCTATCGCGACGCCGACGGTTGGATCTACCTCGCCGGGCGCACCGCGGACTGGATGCGGGTGGACGGTGAGAACATGGCCGCCGCACCTATCGAACGAATCCTGCTCCGCCACAATGTGATCAACCGCGTTGCGGTCTACGCCGTGCCGGACGGCCATGTCGGCGATCAGGTGATGGCCGCCATGGTGCTGAACGAGGGCCAGACCCTGGATCCCGATGAATTCGAAGCCTTCCTGAGCGAGCAACCCGACCTGTCCCCCAAGGCGCGACCGCGTTACGTGCGGATCGCCAGCGAGCTGCCCAGCACCGCCACGCACAAGGTTCTCAAACGTCAGTTGATCGCGCAGGCAACGGCGATCGGCGAGGACGAAACCCTCTGGGTGCGCGAACCACGGGGCACGGCCTACCGCGATGCGGCTAGTTCTTGGGTGCCCGACGGCGGATCTGCCCCTTCGCCCGTGTAA
- a CDS encoding amidohydrolase family protein, producing the protein MNKDDLILISVDDHIAEPADMFDAHVPAKYQELAPRVVLEPDGVQQWYYGEIRGRNMGLNAVAGKPREMYNIDASRYDEMRPGCFNVDERVRDMNAGGQLAGLNFPNFTGFSGQVLNQGPDRGVNLVMIKAYNDWHVDEWCAAYPGRFIPCGILPLFDVAEAAKEVKRLADKGCHAVTFSENPEALQMPSIHTKYWYPLFEAVCENKTVLCTHVGSASRSPQVSTDAPPSVQMTASSMMSMFTFTELIWAEFWTDFPQLKFSLTEGDVGWIPYFLWRAEHVYNRHSGWTLATFPPGYQGPSDVFKRHLYTCFISDKVGVHNMDWFNEDMLCWESDFPHSDSNWPFAPEDIVATMGHLDDAVINKITHENAMAAYSFDPFRYIPKEHARAGHLRAQATDVDVVTHVGRQASQRDRDAWTRMTQFALQAQASASVPVTAEVAGIAGRATTLGN; encoded by the coding sequence ATGAATAAAGACGATCTGATCCTGATCAGCGTGGATGATCACATCGCCGAGCCGGCGGACATGTTCGACGCGCACGTTCCGGCGAAGTACCAAGAACTCGCGCCGCGGGTCGTCCTCGAGCCCGACGGTGTCCAGCAGTGGTACTACGGCGAGATTCGTGGGCGGAACATGGGCCTGAACGCCGTCGCGGGCAAGCCCCGCGAGATGTACAACATCGACGCCTCCCGCTACGACGAGATGCGGCCGGGCTGTTTCAACGTCGATGAGCGGGTCCGCGACATGAACGCCGGTGGCCAGCTGGCGGGTTTGAACTTCCCGAATTTCACCGGGTTCTCCGGCCAGGTCCTCAACCAGGGTCCCGATCGTGGCGTCAACCTGGTGATGATCAAGGCCTATAACGACTGGCACGTCGACGAATGGTGTGCCGCATATCCGGGTCGGTTCATCCCCTGCGGAATCCTGCCCCTTTTCGATGTCGCCGAAGCGGCCAAGGAGGTCAAGCGCCTGGCGGACAAGGGATGTCACGCGGTAACGTTCTCGGAGAATCCAGAAGCGTTGCAGATGCCCAGCATTCATACCAAATACTGGTATCCGTTGTTCGAGGCCGTCTGCGAGAACAAAACGGTGTTGTGCACGCATGTCGGGTCCGCATCGCGATCCCCGCAGGTCTCGACGGACGCGCCCCCCAGTGTGCAGATGACGGCATCCTCGATGATGAGCATGTTCACTTTCACCGAGCTGATTTGGGCCGAGTTCTGGACCGATTTCCCGCAACTGAAGTTCTCCCTCACCGAGGGCGATGTCGGTTGGATACCGTATTTCCTGTGGCGGGCCGAGCATGTCTACAACCGTCACTCGGGCTGGACGCTCGCGACCTTTCCGCCCGGCTACCAGGGGCCCAGCGACGTGTTCAAACGACACTTGTACACCTGCTTCATCAGCGACAAAGTCGGTGTGCACAACATGGACTGGTTCAATGAGGACATGCTGTGCTGGGAGTCTGACTTTCCGCATTCCGACAGCAACTGGCCGTTTGCGCCCGAGGATATCGTGGCGACGATGGGCCACCTCGATGATGCGGTCATCAACAAGATCACTCACGAAAATGCCATGGCCGCTTACTCTTTCGACCCATTCCGGTACATACCGAAGGAACACGCCCGGGCCGGCCACTTGAGAGCACAGGCGACGGATGTGGACGTGGTCACCCACGTCGGCCGCCAAGCCAGCCAACGTGATCGTGACGCGTGGACGCGGATGACGCAGTTCGCCCTGCAGGCGCAGGCCTCGGCGAGCGTGCCGGTGACGGCCGAGGTCGCCGGAATCGCCGGCCGCGCCACCACGCTGGGCAATTGA
- a CDS encoding PadR family transcriptional regulator, with protein sequence MSPRRTTNGLPVTAYLVLGVLAANDEQLTAGEIKMRAELTVGHFYWSPSVSHVRRELNRLLEGGMVSEIPAQSGKRAITLYETTDAGLDALRRWVQHFPGDDQVVIKHPVILRTWLARGEDPELVVDTLDRHLDATRARLDEALWSRQRSRELGITDDPDQRFSFAVLDYAIRGLYAEIANIAQLRDEIASGTSRDPVKRVTRAKGQIRRRAPKN encoded by the coding sequence GTGAGTCCCCGGCGCACCACCAACGGCCTACCGGTGACGGCTTACCTGGTGCTGGGTGTGCTCGCCGCCAACGATGAACAACTGACTGCGGGCGAGATCAAGATGCGCGCCGAGCTGACGGTGGGTCACTTCTACTGGTCACCGTCGGTCAGCCATGTGCGACGCGAACTGAACCGCCTGCTGGAGGGGGGGATGGTCAGCGAAATCCCCGCTCAATCCGGCAAGCGTGCGATCACGCTGTACGAGACCACGGATGCCGGGCTCGACGCGCTTCGCCGGTGGGTCCAACACTTCCCGGGTGACGATCAGGTCGTCATCAAGCACCCCGTCATCCTGCGGACCTGGCTCGCGCGGGGCGAGGATCCCGAACTCGTCGTCGACACGCTGGATCGGCATCTCGACGCCACCCGGGCCCGGCTGGACGAGGCGCTGTGGTCGCGGCAGCGTTCCCGGGAACTCGGCATCACCGACGATCCGGACCAGCGCTTCTCGTTTGCCGTGCTGGACTACGCGATCCGCGGGTTGTACGCGGAGATCGCCAACATCGCGCAACTGCGGGACGAGATCGCCAGCGGCACCAGCCGAGATCCCGTCAAACGGGTTACACGGGCGAAGGGGCAGATCCGCCGTCGGGCACCCAAGAACTAG
- a CDS encoding amidohydrolase family protein: MDIVDAQVHANMLGTEVTLAIMDALGIAGVLFDEFDRFTAEGLLPGYRVANGAFRCVGPNAEAAAISHPERFAFLMRVAPTDPGIESWIETLTAAPGFKALRTTMFTPAEAAVFEQGGHDRLFKTARAHGLPVFVTCPGRVPHLVQYVQRFPDVQFVIDHCGAAFDAPPGQAGIDDAVAMASYSNVAYKWAHAASFLSTEPYPFPDLEPKLRRAIDAFGPQRVMWASDYTMTRKRATWAETLFSIRDSTALSEDEKAWILGGTARQILKWPAPQDSS, encoded by the coding sequence ATGGACATTGTCGACGCCCAGGTGCACGCCAACATGCTCGGCACCGAGGTCACGCTGGCGATCATGGATGCCCTGGGCATTGCGGGCGTGCTGTTCGACGAGTTCGACAGGTTTACCGCGGAGGGGTTGCTGCCCGGCTATCGTGTGGCCAACGGCGCCTTTCGCTGCGTGGGGCCGAATGCCGAGGCCGCGGCCATCAGTCATCCCGAGCGATTCGCCTTCCTGATGCGGGTGGCTCCCACAGACCCGGGCATCGAATCCTGGATTGAGACGCTGACCGCCGCGCCCGGGTTCAAGGCCCTGCGCACCACGATGTTCACCCCGGCCGAAGCTGCGGTGTTCGAGCAGGGCGGGCATGATCGGCTGTTCAAAACCGCACGGGCCCACGGCTTGCCGGTATTCGTCACCTGTCCTGGACGAGTCCCGCACCTGGTGCAGTACGTGCAGCGCTTTCCCGACGTTCAGTTCGTCATCGATCATTGCGGCGCTGCGTTTGATGCGCCGCCCGGGCAAGCCGGCATCGACGACGCGGTGGCGATGGCGAGCTATTCCAACGTGGCCTACAAATGGGCGCACGCGGCATCGTTTCTGTCGACCGAGCCCTACCCGTTTCCCGACCTCGAACCGAAGCTGCGCCGCGCGATTGATGCCTTCGGACCCCAGCGCGTGATGTGGGCCAGCGACTACACCATGACCCGGAAACGCGCCACGTGGGCCGAGACTCTGTTCAGCATCCGTGACTCTACCGCGCTGTCGGAGGACGAGAAGGCCTGGATTCTCGGCGGAACAGCTCGACAGATTCTGAAATGGCCAGCGCCGCAAGATAGCTCGTAG
- a CDS encoding thiolase family protein, producing the protein MSATKRTAAIVGVHNTRQGRRLDGETSRGLAIKAILGALDDAGLTLDDVDGISASPHSTSLIYDLRIGPAWQGLAFGVGMITEAVTAIEHGMADVVVLVAAQAGEYRDHEATAPWTRPENEFVAPWGMFTTAEFALIARRHMHVYGTTREQLSIVAATIRNNGSQNPEAVYYQRGPFTPDDITASRPISDPFHLLDCATTSEGGCALVVANIDKVDPASRPIFVLGSGADFHGPSYQHPPAWDLSGRRGDHVNGVVGRRAAECAFRHAGIRPDDIDVLELYDPFSFEIIRQLEAFGFCGEGEGGPFVADGHIAIAGSHPITTDGGTMSFSHAGANPQMMQRAVRAVQQLRGAAGALQVPDAHIAFCSNGGAGALFTTVLIVGDEPR; encoded by the coding sequence GTGAGCGCGACGAAGCGGACCGCGGCTATCGTCGGGGTGCACAACACTCGACAAGGGCGACGCCTGGACGGCGAAACGTCACGCGGACTGGCGATCAAAGCGATTCTGGGCGCGCTCGACGATGCCGGCCTCACGCTCGACGACGTCGACGGCATCAGCGCGAGCCCACATTCGACCTCGTTGATCTACGACCTGCGGATCGGCCCCGCCTGGCAGGGCCTGGCCTTCGGGGTCGGCATGATCACCGAGGCGGTCACCGCCATCGAGCACGGCATGGCCGATGTCGTGGTACTGGTCGCCGCCCAGGCCGGCGAATACCGCGATCACGAGGCCACGGCGCCGTGGACCAGGCCCGAGAACGAATTCGTCGCGCCGTGGGGAATGTTCACCACTGCCGAGTTCGCGTTGATCGCCCGAAGGCACATGCACGTATACGGCACCACGCGCGAACAGCTGTCCATCGTGGCGGCGACCATCCGGAACAACGGCTCGCAGAACCCCGAAGCCGTTTACTACCAACGTGGTCCGTTCACCCCGGACGACATCACCGCGTCCCGACCGATCTCCGACCCGTTCCACCTGCTCGACTGCGCCACCACTTCCGAAGGCGGCTGCGCACTGGTGGTGGCGAACATCGATAAGGTCGACCCGGCCAGTCGGCCGATTTTTGTGCTGGGCAGCGGGGCGGACTTTCACGGCCCCTCGTATCAGCACCCACCGGCCTGGGACCTCTCCGGGCGGCGCGGTGACCACGTCAATGGCGTCGTCGGAAGACGCGCGGCCGAATGTGCGTTCCGCCACGCGGGAATTCGGCCCGACGACATTGACGTGCTCGAACTCTACGATCCGTTCTCGTTCGAAATCATCCGCCAGCTCGAGGCTTTCGGCTTCTGCGGCGAAGGCGAAGGCGGCCCCTTCGTCGCCGACGGCCATATCGCCATAGCCGGCAGTCATCCGATCACCACCGATGGAGGAACCATGTCCTTCAGCCACGCCGGTGCTAATCCGCAAATGATGCAACGCGCGGTTCGGGCCGTCCAGCAATTGCGCGGTGCGGCGGGTGCGCTTCAGGTTCCCGACGCGCATATCGCATTCTGCAGCAACGGAGGCGCGGGAGCCTTGTTCACCACGGTGCTGATCGTCGGAGATGAGCCACGGTGA